The Pseudomonas sp. MM223 genome segment ACATCCTGGTGTTCGCCGTCATCACCGTGGTGCTGTGCGGTGCGCAGTTCCAGATCAACGGCCAGATCATCGACAGCCCGACCCAGATCGTCGCCGCCATCCCCAGCACGCTGTTCCTGGTACTGGGCTGCGTGGCCTTCCTGATCGTTACCGTGGCGGTGAACATCATGGCCAACTTCGTCGCCCCGGCCTTCGTGCTCAGCAACCTGGCGCCACGCCACCTGAACTTCCGCCGCGCCGGGCTGATCAGCGCCACCCTGGCGGTGCTGATCCTGCCGTGGAACCTGTACAACAGCCCGCTGGTGATCGTGTACTTCCTGTCCGGCCTGGGTGCCCTGCTGGGCCCGCTGTACGGGGTGATCATGTCCGACTACTGGCTGCTGCGCAAAGGCTGCATCAACGTGCCAGAGCTGTACACCGAGCACCCGACCGGCGCCTACCACTACAGCAAAGGCATCAACCTGCGTGCCGTGGCCGCCTTTGTGCCGGCCGCGCTGCTGGCCATCGTCCTGGCCCTGGTACCCAATTTCCACAGCGTGGCGCCGTTCTCCTGGCTGATTGGTGCCGGCATCGCCGCCGTCCTGTACCTGCTGATTGCACCACGCAACCGCCACTACCACGACGTCAGCGGCGAATGCATCGCCGTCGACCACAGCAGCCATTAATCAGGGAGGACTGCCCATGCGTATTCTGATCGCCAACGTCAACACCACTGAAGCCATCACTGAAGCCATCGCCGAGCAGGCGCGCAGCGTGGCCGCTCCCGGTACCGAAATCGTCGGCCTGACGCCGTGGTTCGGTGCCGAGTCAGTGGAAGGCAACTTCGAAAGTTACCTGGCAGCCATTGCCGTCATGGACCGGGTACTTTCCTACGAAGGCCCGTACGACGCCGTGATCCAGGCCGGTTATGGCGAACACGGCCGGGAAGGCTTGCAGGAACTGCTGAACGTGCCGGTGGTGGACATTACCGATGCGGCCGCCAGCACGGCGATGTACCTGGGCCATGCCTACTCGGTGGTGACCACCCTGGACCGCACCGTGCCGCTGATCGAGGACCGGCTGAAGCTGTCCGGCCTGTATGACCGCTGCGCCTCTGTGCGGGCCAGTGGGCTGGCCGTGCTGGAACTGGAAGAAGACCCGCAACGGGCCGTGGAGGCCATTGTGGAGCAGGCTGAGCGCGCCGTGCGGGACGACAAGGCCGAGGTGATCTGCCTGGGTTGTGGCGGCATGGCCGGGCTGGATGAGCAGATTCGCCAGCGCACCGGTGTACCGGTGGTGGATGGGGTGAGCGCGGCGGTGACCATTGCCGAGTCGCTGGTGCGCATGGGCTTGAGCACTTCCAAGGTGCGTACCTATGCCACGCCGCGGGCGAAAAAGGTGGTGGGTTGGCCGGTGCGGTTTGGCCGCTAAAGGTGTTTAACTTGCTCCGGCCCTATCGCCGGCAAGCCAGCTCCCACAGGTGCTGCACAGGCTTCAATATGTGTGCGGTCCCTGTGGGAGCTGGCTTGCCGGCGATAGGGCCGGTACAGGTCAACCCATCATCTCGACCAGGCGCTGCGCACTGCCACAGGCCAGGGTAAACCCCAAGGCCCCATGCCCCAGGTTCAACCACAGGTTGCGATACACCGTCCCGCCAATGATTGGCACGCCGGTTGGAGTCGCCGGCCGCATCCCCGCCCACTCCACCGCCTGGCCATAATCTGCCGCCATCGGTAATGTCTCCAGCGCCAGCCGCCGCATGCTCTGCAACCTGCGCTGCTCCACCGACTCGTCGAACCCGACAATGTCCACCATCGCCGCCACCCGCAACTGCTGCCCCAAGCGGGCATAGACAACCTTGCGCTCATAGTCGGTAAGGCTCACCTCCGGCGCCTGGTGCCCGGCACTGATCGGTGCCGTCAGGCTATAGCCCTTCAACGGGTACACCGGTACCTGCACCCCAGGTAATGCCAAGCCTGGGCCACGATGCCCGGCACACAGCACCAACTGCTCCACATCCAGCTGTTCATCGCCCAGTTGCAGCGCTACAACCTGGTCCTGGCGCCGTACCAGTTGCGTCACCGGCCTGCCCAACAGGAAGCGGCATTGCCCGCAAGCACGCAACAGTGCCTCCAGGCGCTGGCAGAACAGGTGGCAGTCGCCAACCTCTTCATCCGCTGTAAACACGCCACCCACAAACGGTGCGCCCGCCAGGGCAGGTTCCAGCGCACGCAACTCGGCTGCCGCCAGCACCCGCTGGCTGGCCGGGTCAGTCAGTTGCGCCCGGGCATGGGCAAAGGCCCGTTCGCTGCGAAAAGCCACCAGCTTGCCATTGCGCCGCCAGTTGAAATCACCAAGGTGTTCGCGCCATTGCGTCAGAACGGCCTGGCTACGAAGCGCCAGCGCCAGCAGCTGCCCCGCATTGCGGCGATTGACACTGCGCCGGCAAGCCAAGGTAAATGCCAGCAACCAGCGCCATTGCGCAGGGTCCATGCGCAAGCGTAGCCGCAACGGCGACTCACCCTGCAACAACCAACCCAGCGCCTGCCACGGCACACCGGCATCGGCCAGCGGCGCAACATAGCGATAGGACAGTTGCCCGCCATTGGCGAAGCTGGTGGCCGACGCCAGGCTGTCGCGGGCCTCGACCAGGTCAACCGAGCGCCCTTCAAGCACAAGCGCGTAGGCCGTCGCCAGGCCAATCACACCGCCACCAATTACCGTTA includes the following:
- the dadA1_2 gene encoding D-amino acid dehydrogenase 1 (*Name dadA1_2) yields the protein MKQRVTVIGGGVIGLATAYALVLEGRSVDLVEARDSLASATSFANGGQLSYRYVAPLADAGVPWQALGWLLQGESPLRLRLRMDPAQWRWLLAFTLACRRSVNRRNAGQLLALALRSQAVLTQWREHLGDFNWRRNGKLVAFRSERAFAHARAQLTDPASQRVLAAAELRALEPALAGAPFVGGVFTADEEVGDCHLFCQRLEALLRACGQCRFLLGRPVTQLVRRQDQVVALQLGDEQLDVEQLVLCAGHRGPGLALPGVQVPVYPLKGYSLTAPISAGHQAPEVSLTDYERKVVYARLGQQLRVAAMVDIVGFDESVEQRRLQSMRRLALETLPMAADYGQAVEWAGMRPATPTGVPIIGGTVYRNLWLNLGHGALGFTLACGSAQRLVEMMG
- the hyuE gene encoding Hydantoin racemase (*Name hyuE) — translated: MRILIANVNTTEAITEAIAEQARSVAAPGTEIVGLTPWFGAESVEGNFESYLAAIAVMDRVLSYEGPYDAVIQAGYGEHGREGLQELLNVPVVDITDAAASTAMYLGHAYSVVTTLDRTVPLIEDRLKLSGLYDRCASVRASGLAVLELEEDPQRAVEAIVEQAERAVRDDKAEVICLGCGGMAGLDEQIRQRTGVPVVDGVSAAVTIAESLVRMGLSTSKVRTYATPRAKKVVGWPVRFGR